In Pseudomonas putida, a genomic segment contains:
- the ettA gene encoding energy-dependent translational throttle protein EttA — MAQYVYTMHRLSKVVPPKREILKNISLSFFPGAKIGVLGLNGAGKSTLLRIMAGVDKEFDGEARPMPDINVGYLPQEPQLDPTKTVREVVEEAVSVIKDAQARLDEVYAAYAEPDADFDKLAAEQAKLEAILQAADGHNLERQLDVAADALRLPAWEAKIEHLSGGEKRRVALCRLLLSAPDMLLLDEPTNHLDADSVAWLERFLHDFPGTVVAITHDRYFLDNVAGWILELDRGAGIPYEGNYSGWLEAKSERLAQESKQQSAHEKAMKEELEWVRKGAKARQSKSKARLQRFEEMQSQEFQKRSETNEIYIPAGPRLGDKVIEFKNVTKGYGDRVLIDNLSFAMPKGAIVGVIGGNGAGKSTLFRMLMGKEQPDSGSIEIGETVQLACVDQSREDLDGAKTVFQQISDGSDQIRIGSYEIPSRTYVGRFNFKGGDQQKFVKDLSGGERGRLHLALTLKEGGNVLLLDEPSNDLDVETLRSLEEALLDFPGAAIVISHDRWFLDRVATHILAYEDDSNVVFFEGNYTEYEADRKKRLGDAATQPHRVRHKKLAQ, encoded by the coding sequence TTGGCTCAATACGTCTACACCATGCATCGGCTGAGCAAGGTCGTGCCGCCGAAGCGGGAGATTCTCAAGAACATTTCCCTGTCGTTCTTCCCCGGCGCCAAGATCGGCGTGCTCGGCCTGAACGGTGCGGGTAAATCGACCCTGCTGCGGATCATGGCAGGCGTCGACAAGGAATTCGACGGCGAAGCCCGCCCGATGCCCGATATCAATGTCGGCTACCTGCCCCAGGAGCCGCAGCTGGATCCGACCAAGACCGTACGTGAAGTGGTCGAGGAAGCGGTCAGTGTGATCAAGGACGCCCAGGCCCGCCTGGACGAGGTCTATGCCGCCTACGCCGAGCCCGACGCCGACTTCGACAAGCTGGCCGCCGAGCAGGCCAAGCTCGAAGCCATTTTGCAGGCAGCCGACGGCCACAACCTCGAGCGCCAGCTCGACGTCGCCGCCGACGCCCTGCGCCTGCCGGCCTGGGAAGCGAAGATCGAACACCTCTCTGGTGGTGAAAAGCGCCGTGTAGCCCTGTGCCGCCTGCTGCTGTCGGCCCCCGACATGCTGCTGCTCGACGAACCGACCAACCACCTGGACGCGGACTCGGTTGCCTGGCTGGAGCGTTTCCTGCACGACTTCCCCGGCACCGTGGTGGCCATCACCCACGACCGTTACTTCCTCGACAACGTGGCTGGCTGGATCCTCGAACTGGACCGCGGCGCGGGCATCCCGTACGAAGGCAACTACTCGGGCTGGCTGGAGGCCAAGTCGGAGCGTCTGGCGCAGGAATCCAAGCAGCAGAGCGCCCATGAAAAGGCCATGAAGGAAGAGCTGGAATGGGTGCGCAAAGGCGCCAAGGCCCGTCAGTCCAAGTCCAAGGCACGTCTGCAGCGCTTCGAGGAAATGCAGTCGCAGGAATTCCAGAAGCGCAGCGAAACCAACGAGATCTACATCCCGGCGGGTCCGCGGCTGGGCGACAAGGTCATCGAGTTCAAGAACGTCACCAAGGGCTATGGCGATCGCGTGCTGATCGACAACCTGTCGTTCGCCATGCCCAAGGGCGCCATCGTCGGCGTGATCGGCGGTAACGGTGCCGGTAAGTCGACCCTGTTCCGCATGCTGATGGGCAAGGAACAACCGGACTCGGGCAGCATCGAGATCGGCGAAACCGTGCAGTTGGCCTGCGTCGACCAGAGCCGCGAAGACCTCGACGGCGCCAAGACCGTGTTCCAGCAGATCTCCGACGGTTCCGACCAGATCCGCATCGGCAGCTACGAGATCCCGTCGCGTACCTACGTCGGCCGCTTCAACTTCAAGGGCGGCGATCAGCAGAAGTTCGTCAAGGACCTCTCCGGTGGTGAGCGTGGCCGTCTGCACCTGGCCCTGACCCTGAAGGAGGGCGGCAACGTCCTGCTGCTCGACGAACCGTCCAACGACCTCGACGTCGAAACCCTGCGTTCGCTGGAAGAAGCCTTGCTGGACTTCCCTGGTGCCGCGATCGTGATTTCCCACGACCGTTGGTTCCTGGACCGTGTGGCCACCCACATCCTGGCGTACGAAGACGACTCCAACGTGGTGTTCTTCGAGGGTAACTACACCGAGTACGAGGCCGATCGCAAGAAGCGTCTCGGCGACGCGGCCACCCAGCCGCACCGCGTACGGCACAAGAAGCTGGCGCAGTAA
- the glyA gene encoding serine hydroxymethyltransferase: MFSRDLTIAKYDAELFEAMQQEALRQEEHIELIASENYTSPAVMEAQGSVLTNKYAEGYPGKRYYGGCEYVDVVEQLAIDRAKQLFGADYANVQPHAGSQANAAVYLALLSAGDTILGMSLAHGGHLTHGASVSSSGKLYNAIQYGIDGNGLIDYDEVERLAVEHKPKMIVAGFSAYSQVLDFARFRAIADKVGAYLFVDMAHVAGLVAAGVYPNPVPFADVVTTTTHKTLRGPRGGLILARKNEEIEKKLNSAVFPGAQGGPLEHVIAAKAICFKEALQPEFKTYQQQVVKNAQAMASVFIERGFDVVSGGTQNHLFLLSLIKQEISGKDADAALGKAFITVNKNSVPNDPRSPFVTSGLRFGTPAVTTRGFKETECRELAGWICDILADLNNEAVIDAVREKVKAICKKLPVYGN; this comes from the coding sequence ATGTTCAGCCGTGATTTGACCATTGCCAAGTACGACGCCGAGCTCTTCGAAGCCATGCAGCAAGAAGCCCTGCGCCAGGAAGAGCATATCGAGCTGATCGCTTCGGAAAACTACACTAGCCCCGCCGTCATGGAAGCCCAGGGTTCGGTACTGACCAACAAGTACGCCGAAGGCTATCCAGGCAAGCGCTACTATGGTGGCTGCGAGTACGTCGACGTGGTCGAGCAACTGGCCATCGACCGTGCCAAGCAACTGTTCGGCGCCGACTACGCCAACGTCCAGCCGCACGCCGGCTCCCAGGCCAACGCCGCGGTCTACCTGGCCCTGCTGTCGGCCGGTGACACCATTCTCGGCATGAGCCTGGCCCACGGCGGCCACCTGACCCACGGTGCTTCCGTGAGCTCGTCGGGCAAGCTGTACAACGCCATCCAGTACGGCATCGACGGCAACGGCCTGATCGACTACGACGAAGTCGAGCGCCTGGCTGTCGAGCACAAGCCGAAGATGATCGTCGCCGGCTTCTCGGCCTACTCGCAGGTACTGGACTTCGCCCGCTTCCGCGCTATCGCCGACAAGGTCGGTGCCTACCTGTTCGTCGACATGGCCCACGTGGCTGGCCTGGTCGCCGCAGGCGTGTACCCGAACCCGGTGCCGTTTGCCGACGTCGTCACCACCACCACCCACAAGACCCTGCGCGGTCCACGTGGCGGCCTGATCCTGGCGCGCAAGAACGAAGAAATCGAGAAGAAGCTCAACTCCGCCGTCTTCCCAGGCGCCCAGGGTGGCCCGCTGGAGCATGTCATCGCAGCCAAGGCGATCTGCTTCAAGGAAGCGCTGCAGCCTGAGTTCAAGACCTACCAGCAGCAAGTGGTGAAGAACGCCCAGGCCATGGCCAGCGTGTTCATCGAGCGTGGTTTCGACGTCGTTTCCGGCGGCACCCAGAACCACCTGTTCCTGCTGTCGCTGATCAAGCAGGAAATTTCCGGTAAGGACGCCGACGCCGCTCTGGGCAAGGCCTTCATCACCGTCAACAAGAACTCGGTACCGAACGACCCACGTTCGCCGTTCGTCACCTCGGGCCTGCGCTTCGGCACCCCAGCCGTGACCACCCGTGGCTTCAAGGAAACCGAGTGCCGCGAACTGGCGGGCTGGATCTGCGACATCCTCGCCGACCTGAACAACGAAGCGGTAATCGACGCCGTGCGTGAGAAGGTCAAGGCCATCTGCAAGAAGCTGCCGGTATACGGCAACTGA
- a CDS encoding helix-turn-helix domain-containing protein, with amino-acid sequence MNPHIGSGFDDFLAEEGLLEPVTAAALKRVIAWQLTEAMKQQKVSKKALAERMHTSRAAVDRALDQTDPGMTLATLASAARALGQRVDIRLVPEHGVCAASPTAVL; translated from the coding sequence ATGAACCCTCATATCGGTTCCGGTTTCGATGATTTTCTCGCCGAGGAAGGCCTTCTGGAGCCCGTCACGGCAGCAGCCCTGAAACGGGTGATCGCCTGGCAACTGACAGAGGCCATGAAGCAGCAGAAGGTCAGCAAGAAGGCGCTCGCAGAGCGCATGCATACCAGCCGTGCAGCGGTAGACAGGGCCTTGGATCAGACCGACCCAGGCATGACACTGGCAACGCTAGCCAGTGCTGCCAGGGCATTGGGGCAGCGTGTGGACATACGCCTGGTGCCTGAACACGGCGTGTGCGCTGCAAGCCCGACGGCAGTCCTGTAG
- a CDS encoding type II toxin-antitoxin system RelE/ParE family toxin, giving the protein MNVLFFRSELGNEPVRDWLKGLSREQRQLIGYEIKSVQFGWPIGMPLVRKMESGLWEIRVDLGDTAARVLFTMSEGAMVLLHGFIKKCQKTPLVDLSLARQRKTSLRRHMP; this is encoded by the coding sequence ATCAATGTTCTTTTCTTTCGCAGCGAGCTAGGTAACGAGCCTGTACGCGATTGGTTGAAGGGGTTGTCCCGGGAGCAACGTCAGCTGATCGGCTACGAGATCAAGTCTGTGCAGTTCGGCTGGCCGATTGGCATGCCCTTGGTCCGCAAGATGGAAAGTGGGCTTTGGGAGATTCGCGTCGATCTGGGAGATACAGCCGCGCGAGTCCTGTTCACGATGAGCGAGGGGGCGATGGTCCTGCTCCACGGATTCATCAAGAAATGCCAGAAAACGCCCTTGGTCGATCTCTCACTGGCCAGGCAACGCAAGACAAGCCTCAGGAGGCATATGCCATGA
- the yjiA gene encoding GTPase translates to MHTPIPVTVLTGFLGAGKTTLLKYMLKAEHGLKIAVIENEFSEAGIDSQLLGDEPVQVMTLANGCVCCSIHGDLTRALYLLLERLDAGEIAFDRLVIECTGLADPAPVAQTFFVDEELRERYILDGIITLVDAAHADTHLAQTIAQAQVGFADRLLLSKTDLVTAEAVEALRVRLGRINGRAALRVVEHGRIDLAELLDVRGFNLNPDLGIAPRPTLRPILKPATPDRISTLVLRSETPLDIDRLSDFMNELLENHGKQLLRYKGVLNIAGDDRRLVFQGVLKLYGFDWDAEWAEGEARESVMVFIADDLPEEAIRAGFEALSHA, encoded by the coding sequence GTGCATACGCCTATTCCCGTAACAGTGCTCACCGGTTTCCTCGGCGCCGGCAAGACCACGCTGCTCAAGTACATGCTCAAGGCCGAGCACGGCCTGAAGATCGCCGTGATCGAGAACGAATTCAGTGAGGCCGGCATCGACAGCCAGCTGCTGGGCGACGAGCCGGTGCAGGTCATGACCCTGGCCAATGGCTGCGTCTGCTGCAGCATCCACGGCGACCTGACGCGCGCCCTGTACCTGCTGCTCGAACGCCTGGATGCCGGGGAGATCGCCTTCGACCGCCTGGTCATCGAATGCACCGGCCTGGCTGACCCGGCGCCGGTGGCGCAAACCTTCTTCGTCGATGAAGAGTTGCGCGAGCGCTACATCCTCGATGGCATCATCACCCTGGTGGATGCGGCGCATGCCGACACACACCTGGCGCAAACCATCGCCCAGGCCCAGGTGGGCTTTGCCGATCGCCTGCTGTTGAGCAAGACCGACCTGGTCACAGCAGAGGCGGTGGAGGCCCTGCGCGTGCGCCTCGGTCGCATCAACGGCCGCGCGGCCCTGCGCGTGGTCGAGCATGGCCGCATCGACCTGGCCGAACTGCTCGACGTGCGCGGTTTCAACCTCAATCCGGACCTCGGTATCGCGCCCCGGCCAACCCTGCGGCCCATCCTCAAGCCCGCCACGCCGGATCGTATTTCCACCCTGGTGCTGCGCAGCGAGACGCCACTGGACATCGACCGCCTCAGCGACTTCATGAACGAGCTGCTGGAAAACCATGGCAAGCAACTGCTGCGCTACAAGGGGGTGTTGAACATCGCCGGGGATGACCGGCGCCTGGTGTTCCAGGGCGTGCTCAAGCTCTATGGCTTCGATTGGGATGCCGAGTGGGCAGAAGGTGAAGCCCGCGAAAGCGTGATGGTGTTCATTGCCGATGACTTGCCGGAGGAAGCGATTCGGGCTGGTTTTGAGGCTTTGTCTCACGCTTGA
- a CDS encoding YbdD/YjiX family protein codes for MFNDLGRLGKYLGQAARLMVGMPDYDNYVEHMQTKHPDKPVMSYEAFFRERQEARYGGKSGPKCC; via the coding sequence ATGTTCAACGACCTGGGTCGACTGGGTAAATACCTGGGGCAGGCAGCCCGCCTGATGGTCGGCATGCCCGACTACGACAACTATGTCGAGCACATGCAGACCAAGCACCCGGACAAACCGGTGATGAGCTACGAGGCGTTCTTCCGAGAACGCCAGGAAGCGCGCTACGGTGGCAAGTCCGGGCCTAAATGCTGTTGA
- a CDS encoding carbon starvation CstA family protein produces MNNNNSLLRHIPWLALAVIGACALGVVALRRGEAINALWIVVAAVAIYLVAYRYYSLFIATKVMQLDPRRATPAVLNNDGLDYVPTNKHILFGHHFAAIAGAGPLVGPVLAAQMGYLPGTLWLIAGVVLAGAVQDFMVLFLSTRRNGRSLGDMVREEMGRIPGTIALFGCFLIMIIILAVLALIVVKALAESPWGMFTVMATIPIAMFMGIYMRYIRPGRIGEISVIGVVLLLLSIWLGGQIAADPVWGPAFTFTGVQITWMLVGYGFVAAVLPVWLVLAPRDYLSTFLKIGTIVGLAIGILIIAPELKMPALTQFTDGTGPVWKGTLFPFLFITIACGAVSGFHALISSGTTPKLLDNETNARYIGYGGMLMESFVAIMAMVAASVIEPGVYFAMNSPAAVVGADVASVAQTVSSWGFLITPEQLEAVARDIGEHTVLARAGGAPTLAVGIAQILHQVLPGENTMAFWYHFAILFEALFILTAVDAGTRAGRFMLQDLLGSFVPALKRTESWTANLIGTAGCVALWGYLLYQGVIDPLGGINTLWPLFGISNQMLAGIALMLGTVVLIKMKRERYVWVTLLPAVWLLICTTTAGLIKLFDPNPAVGFLALAKKYSAALDAGQVLAPAKDIGQMQHVIFNAYTNAGLTVLFLLVVFSVLFFAVKVGYAALGRKERSDKESPFQALPDA; encoded by the coding sequence ATGAACAACAATAATAGCCTGCTACGCCACATTCCGTGGCTCGCGCTGGCCGTCATAGGAGCCTGTGCGCTGGGTGTGGTTGCCCTGCGTCGCGGCGAGGCGATCAATGCCTTGTGGATCGTGGTCGCAGCAGTGGCCATCTACCTGGTCGCCTATCGCTACTACAGCCTGTTCATCGCCACCAAGGTGATGCAACTCGACCCCCGTCGGGCTACCCCGGCGGTGCTCAACAACGATGGTCTGGACTACGTCCCGACCAACAAGCACATTCTGTTCGGTCACCACTTTGCCGCCATCGCTGGCGCCGGTCCCCTGGTGGGCCCGGTTCTCGCCGCGCAGATGGGCTACCTGCCCGGTACCTTGTGGCTGATCGCCGGCGTGGTGCTGGCCGGCGCGGTCCAGGACTTCATGGTCCTGTTCCTGTCCACCCGCCGCAACGGTCGCTCGCTGGGCGACATGGTGCGCGAGGAGATGGGCCGCATCCCCGGAACCATCGCCCTGTTCGGCTGCTTCCTGATCATGATCATCATCCTCGCGGTGCTGGCACTGATCGTGGTCAAGGCCCTGGCCGAGAGCCCATGGGGCATGTTCACGGTGATGGCGACCATCCCGATCGCCATGTTCATGGGCATCTACATGCGCTACATCCGCCCGGGCCGCATCGGCGAGATTTCGGTGATCGGTGTGGTGCTGCTGCTGCTGTCGATCTGGCTGGGGGGCCAGATTGCCGCAGATCCGGTCTGGGGCCCGGCGTTCACCTTCACCGGCGTACAGATCACCTGGATGCTCGTGGGCTACGGCTTCGTCGCTGCGGTACTGCCGGTCTGGCTGGTACTCGCGCCGCGTGACTACCTGTCGACCTTCCTCAAGATCGGCACCATCGTCGGCCTCGCCATCGGCATCCTGATCATCGCGCCCGAGCTGAAAATGCCCGCGCTGACCCAGTTCACCGACGGCACCGGCCCGGTGTGGAAGGGCACGCTGTTCCCGTTCCTGTTCATCACCATCGCCTGTGGCGCGGTATCGGGCTTCCATGCGCTGATCTCCTCGGGCACCACGCCCAAGCTGCTGGACAACGAAACCAACGCCCGCTACATCGGCTACGGCGGCATGCTGATGGAGTCGTTCGTCGCCATCATGGCCATGGTCGCCGCTTCGGTGATCGAGCCTGGCGTGTACTTCGCCATGAACAGCCCGGCCGCCGTGGTTGGCGCGGATGTCGCCTCGGTGGCGCAGACCGTCAGCAGCTGGGGCTTCCTGATCACCCCCGAGCAACTGGAAGCGGTCGCCCGCGACATCGGCGAGCACACCGTGCTGGCCCGTGCCGGTGGTGCGCCAACCCTGGCGGTGGGTATCGCGCAGATCCTTCACCAGGTCCTGCCAGGTGAGAACACCATGGCCTTCTGGTACCACTTCGCGATCCTGTTCGAGGCGCTGTTCATCCTTACCGCGGTCGACGCCGGTACCCGTGCCGGTCGCTTCATGCTCCAGGACCTGCTGGGTAGCTTCGTGCCAGCCCTCAAGCGCACCGAGTCGTGGACTGCCAACCTGATCGGTACCGCAGGTTGCGTCGCCTTGTGGGGCTACCTGCTGTACCAGGGCGTGATCGATCCGCTCGGTGGCATCAACACCCTGTGGCCGCTGTTCGGTATCTCCAACCAGATGCTGGCCGGTATCGCGCTGATGCTGGGCACCGTGGTCCTGATCAAGATGAAGCGCGAGCGCTATGTCTGGGTCACCCTGTTGCCAGCGGTATGGCTGCTGATCTGCACCACCACTGCGGGCCTGATCAAGCTGTTCGACCCGAATCCGGCGGTCGGTTTCCTGGCCCTGGCCAAGAAGTACAGCGCCGCGCTGGATGCCGGCCAGGTACTGGCGCCGGCCAAGGACATCGGCCAGATGCAGCACGTGATCTTCAATGCCTACACCAACGCCGGCCTGACCGTGCTGTTCCTGCTGGTGGTGTTCAGCGTGCTGTTCTTCGCCGTCAAGGTCGGTTATGCCGCACTTGGACGCAAGGAGCGCAGCGACAAGGAATCCCCGTTCCAGGCCCTGCCTGACGCTTGA
- a CDS encoding PilZ domain-containing protein has product MNPHDERRRFQRIDFDAPTELRQGARRWPVRLLDLSLKGLLVERPEPWDADLTQDFDAIIHLDNRTHVQMQVELRHEEATRLGFICLYLDLDSMSHLHRLVELNVADSTEMMRELRELIEY; this is encoded by the coding sequence ATGAACCCACACGACGAACGCCGGCGGTTCCAACGCATCGACTTCGACGCCCCCACCGAACTGCGCCAGGGCGCGCGGCGCTGGCCGGTAAGGCTGCTCGACCTGTCACTCAAGGGCCTGCTGGTCGAGCGACCGGAGCCTTGGGATGCCGACCTGACCCAGGACTTCGATGCCATCATCCACCTGGACAACCGCACCCACGTACAGATGCAGGTCGAATTGCGCCACGAGGAAGCCACCCGGCTGGGTTTCATCTGCTTGTACCTGGACCTCGACTCGATGAGCCACTTGCACCGTTTGGTGGAATTGAACGTGGCCGACAGCACCGAAATGATGCGCGAGCTGCGTGAACTCATCGAATATTGA